A stretch of the Streptomyces sp. WMMB303 genome encodes the following:
- a CDS encoding PspC domain-containing protein, translating to MSTLARPTEGRMIAGVCAALARRFGTTPTTMRVIFLVSCLLPGPQFLLYLALWILLPEEGRTHSSAW from the coding sequence ATGTCCACACTCGCCCGCCCCACCGAAGGCCGGATGATCGCCGGCGTGTGCGCCGCACTGGCCCGCAGGTTCGGCACCACACCCACCACGATGCGGGTGATCTTCCTCGTCTCGTGCCTGCTGCCGGGACCGCAGTTCCTGCTCTACCTCGCCCTGTGGATCCTCCTCCCGGAGGAGGGGCGCACACACAGCTCCGCCTGGTAG
- a CDS encoding ATP-binding protein — protein sequence MTDSSHACDLSERTASAGGTARVILLTGPSGSGKTRLAARSGLPVLRLDDFYKEGDDPTLPRIGAGTDWDSPLSWDAEAAVRTIARLCHEGAATVPLYDIATSARTGAEHLALGGSPLFIAEGIFAADITARCAALGLLADAICLRGHPTTTFRRRLLRDIRESRKPLPVLLTRGVRLLRAEPAIVARHRSLGAHACAHREAAARIARLGRTTAPVPHGNR from the coding sequence GTGACCGACTCCAGCCACGCATGCGACCTGTCCGAGCGAACCGCCTCCGCCGGGGGCACCGCGCGGGTCATCCTGCTCACCGGCCCTTCCGGGTCCGGCAAGACCCGCCTCGCCGCGCGCAGCGGGCTCCCCGTGCTCCGCCTGGACGACTTCTACAAGGAGGGCGACGACCCCACCCTCCCGCGTATCGGAGCCGGGACCGACTGGGACTCCCCGCTCTCCTGGGACGCCGAAGCGGCCGTCCGCACCATCGCCCGGCTCTGCCACGAGGGCGCGGCCACGGTGCCGCTCTACGACATCGCCACCAGCGCCCGCACCGGCGCCGAGCACCTGGCACTCGGCGGGTCCCCGCTCTTCATCGCGGAGGGCATCTTCGCCGCGGACATCACCGCGCGCTGCGCGGCACTCGGCCTGCTGGCCGACGCCATCTGCCTGCGGGGCCACCCCACCACCACGTTCCGCCGACGCCTGCTCCGCGACATCCGCGAGTCCCGCAAGCCGCTCCCGGTGCTGCTCACCCGCGGCGTCCGGCTGCTGCGCGCCGAACCCGCCATCGTCGCCCGCCACCGGTCGCTGGGCGCGCACGCCTGCGCCCACCGGGAGGCTGCGGCGCGCATCGCCCGCCTCGGCCGGACGACCGCACCGGTGCCGCACGGGAACCGCTGA
- a CDS encoding HAMP domain-containing sensor histidine kinase, which yields MTDAPSTGGRLGTRLAGVLPTLRLRLVVVFALVALTAAVSASGIAYWLNRDAVLTRAQNASLNDFRKAMEDNAGNLPRKLSCQELREAAAKMAHSSQNYQVLLIDRAEDGRTCATASNEDDFTLADVPPQLRRAVAKKRTVDEKNKHPYHLYWQRITLDGDPYLVGGAKVVGDEPTPTGYLLKSLGPERDDLNSLAWSLGIATALALIGAMLLAQAAATTVLRPVRRLGDAARRLGEGKLETRLRVSGTDELAQLSRTFNDAAASLEQRVADLSAREASSRRFVADMSHELRTPMTAISAVTEVLEEEQENLDPMIAPAVQLVVSETRRLNDLVENLMEVTRFDAGTAKLVLDDVDVADQVTACIDARAWLDAVELDADRGTMARLDPRRLDVILANLIGNALKHGGSPVRVSVRTREREDGAGVAGGGDELVIEVADQGPGIPEDVLPHVFDRFYKASASRPRSEGSGLGLSIAMENAHIHGGEITAHNAPEGEGGAVFTLRLPRDARRIAEERESGDEHADEGGGDPDDDARPSDGRDRGGDR from the coding sequence GTGACAGACGCTCCCTCCACCGGCGGGCGGCTGGGCACCCGCCTCGCCGGTGTGCTGCCGACTCTGCGCCTGCGACTGGTCGTCGTCTTCGCGCTGGTGGCGCTCACCGCCGCCGTCTCCGCTTCGGGTATCGCCTACTGGCTCAACCGCGACGCGGTCCTCACCCGTGCCCAGAACGCGTCCCTCAACGACTTCCGCAAGGCGATGGAGGACAACGCGGGCAACCTGCCGCGCAAGCTGAGCTGCCAGGAACTGCGCGAGGCCGCCGCCAAGATGGCCCACAGCTCGCAGAACTACCAGGTGCTGCTCATCGACCGCGCCGAGGACGGCAGGACCTGCGCCACCGCCTCCAACGAGGACGACTTCACCCTCGCCGACGTCCCCCCGCAACTGCGCAGGGCCGTGGCCAAGAAGCGCACCGTCGACGAGAAGAACAAGCATCCGTACCACCTGTACTGGCAGCGGATCACGCTGGACGGCGACCCCTATCTGGTGGGCGGCGCCAAGGTGGTGGGCGACGAGCCGACCCCCACCGGCTATCTGCTCAAGTCCCTGGGGCCCGAGCGCGACGACCTCAACTCGCTCGCCTGGTCGCTGGGGATCGCCACGGCCCTGGCCCTGATCGGTGCGATGCTGCTGGCCCAGGCGGCGGCGACCACCGTGCTGCGCCCGGTGCGGAGGCTGGGCGACGCGGCCCGCAGGCTGGGCGAGGGCAAACTGGAGACGCGGCTGCGGGTCTCGGGCACGGACGAACTGGCCCAGCTCTCCCGCACATTCAACGACGCGGCCGCCTCGTTGGAGCAGCGGGTCGCCGACCTGAGTGCCCGGGAGGCCTCCAGCAGGCGCTTCGTCGCCGACATGTCGCACGAGCTGCGGACCCCGATGACGGCGATCTCCGCGGTCACCGAGGTGCTGGAGGAGGAGCAGGAGAATCTCGACCCCATGATCGCTCCGGCCGTGCAGCTCGTGGTGAGCGAGACCCGGCGGCTCAACGACCTGGTGGAGAACCTGATGGAGGTCACCCGCTTCGACGCGGGCACGGCCAAGCTGGTGCTGGACGACGTGGACGTCGCGGACCAGGTCACCGCCTGCATCGACGCCCGCGCCTGGCTGGACGCGGTGGAACTGGACGCGGATCGCGGCACCATGGCCCGGCTCGATCCGCGGCGCCTCGATGTCATCCTCGCCAATCTGATCGGCAACGCGCTCAAGCACGGCGGCTCCCCGGTGCGGGTCTCGGTACGGACCCGGGAGCGGGAGGACGGCGCCGGAGTCGCGGGAGGCGGCGACGAGCTGGTGATCGAGGTCGCCGACCAGGGCCCGGGTATCCCGGAGGACGTACTGCCGCACGTCTTCGACCGCTTCTACAAGGCCAGCGCCTCCCGCCCCCGCTCCGAGGGCAGCGGTCTGGGCCTGTCCATCGCGATGGAGAACGCTCACATCCACGGCGGTGAGATCACCGCGCACAACGCGCCCGAAGGCGAGGGCGGCGCGGTCTTCACTCTGCGGCTGCCCCGGGACGCCCGCCGGATCGCCGAGGAGCGGGAGAGCGGCGACGAGCACGCGGACGAGGGCGGGGGCGACCCCGACGACGACGCGCGCCCGAGTGACGGACGGGACCGGGGAGGTGACCGATGA
- a CDS encoding MFS transporter, whose translation MPALDTEASSGPVDASPAGPASPVTDASPALAVAAPAAPDAPAAPDAASAEHSDATKLSPGDPGHGRMRLALFAAGLSTFALLYSTQALLPEISQALHAAPEQASWTVSGATVGLAVAVLPLAALSERFGRRRMLTASLAVAVALALVIPFAPSLPALIALRTLQGAAVAGVPASAMAFLSDEVRARHLVGAVGLFVAGNSVGGMSGRILTGWVTEAWGWRAGLGAVAVTSLLCAVAFRLLVPPARHFTPAPLHPRRIAATVRAHLGNALLLRLYAIGLLFMVVFGAVYTVIGYRLVAEPFGLSQGLVGSVFAIYLVGTAASATAGRLNARLGRRGTLYLGIGTASTGLLISLADSVAAVVAGLVLITAGFFAGHAVASGSVSRTAAHGAAQASALYQMSYYVGSSLGGALGTVAFAAAGWAATVALALGAMVLAAGITLYASRRAAVPARA comes from the coding sequence ATGCCTGCTCTCGATACCGAGGCGTCCTCCGGTCCGGTGGACGCCTCCCCCGCCGGTCCCGCCTCTCCTGTCACTGACGCCTCCCCCGCCCTTGCCGTCGCCGCTCCAGCCGCTCCCGATGCTCCAGCCGCTCCCGATGCCGCTTCAGCCGAGCACTCCGACGCGACCAAGCTGAGCCCCGGCGACCCCGGGCACGGACGGATGCGGCTGGCGCTCTTCGCCGCCGGACTGTCCACCTTCGCGCTGCTCTACTCCACCCAGGCGCTCCTCCCCGAGATCTCGCAGGCGCTGCACGCCGCCCCCGAGCAGGCGAGCTGGACCGTCTCCGGGGCGACCGTCGGGCTCGCCGTCGCCGTCCTGCCGCTGGCGGCGCTCTCCGAGCGGTTCGGACGCCGCCGGATGCTGACCGCCTCCCTGGCGGTGGCGGTCGCCCTCGCCCTGGTCATCCCCTTCGCGCCCAGCCTGCCGGCGCTGATCGCGCTGCGGACGCTCCAGGGCGCCGCCGTCGCCGGGGTGCCCGCCTCGGCCATGGCGTTCCTGTCCGACGAGGTGCGGGCGCGGCATCTGGTGGGCGCCGTCGGGCTGTTCGTCGCGGGCAACAGCGTCGGCGGGATGAGCGGGCGGATCCTCACCGGATGGGTCACCGAGGCGTGGGGCTGGCGCGCCGGGCTGGGCGCCGTCGCCGTCACCTCGCTGCTGTGCGCGGTCGCCTTCCGGCTCCTCGTCCCGCCCGCCCGGCACTTCACCCCCGCTCCGCTGCACCCGCGCCGGATCGCCGCGACCGTGCGCGCGCACCTGGGCAACGCGCTGCTGCTGCGGCTGTACGCGATCGGGCTGCTGTTCATGGTGGTCTTCGGCGCGGTCTACACCGTCATCGGCTACCGGCTGGTGGCTGAACCGTTCGGGCTCTCGCAGGGCCTGGTCGGCTCCGTCTTCGCCATCTACCTGGTGGGCACGGCCGCCTCCGCCACCGCCGGGCGGCTCAACGCGCGGCTGGGCCGGCGCGGCACCCTCTACCTGGGCATCGGCACCGCGTCCACGGGGCTGCTGATCAGCCTCGCGGACAGCGTCGCGGCCGTCGTGGCGGGCCTCGTGCTGATCACCGCCGGGTTCTTCGCCGGGCACGCGGTGGCCTCCGGCTCGGTCAGCCGCACCGCGGCACACGGAGCCGCCCAGGCGTCCGCGCTGTACCAGATGAGCTACTACGTGGGCAGTTCCCTGGGCGGCGCGCTGGGCACTGTCGCGTTCGCCGCGGCCGGCTGGGCCGCCACGGTCGCGCTGGCGCTGGGCGCCATGGTGCTCGCGGCCGGCATCACCCTGTACGCGAGCCGCCGCGCGGCGGTTCCGGCCCGCGCCTGA
- a CDS encoding LysR family transcriptional regulator, which translates to MPGQAAPPSALTLTPRLAQFAAVARHEHVTRAAQELGIPQSSLSRALARLEEDLGIALFARHGRALSLTPAGRTFLASAERALAAVEQAAEDVRSDADPATGKVAFGFLHTLGWETVPELLRAFRADHPRVRFALVQNYGDAMLERLRAGELDLCLTSPMPEAPDLVVRRLDEQRLRLVVPDDHRLAARRRVRLAEAAEESFVTLEPGYGMRRILDTLCAEAGFTPRIAFEGEEAETIRGLVAAGLGVALLPPPVFPRPGVRELTVTAPRAVREIGLAWLAGRPDPPPVAAFKKFLLGRRGHLLRAPSPHPAPDRSAHPASEERP; encoded by the coding sequence GTGCCGGGCCAGGCCGCGCCGCCCTCGGCGCTCACCCTCACCCCGCGGTTGGCGCAGTTCGCCGCGGTGGCCCGCCATGAACACGTCACCCGTGCCGCGCAGGAGCTGGGCATCCCGCAGTCCTCCCTCAGTCGCGCCCTGGCCCGGCTGGAAGAGGACCTGGGCATCGCCCTGTTCGCCCGGCACGGCCGCGCGCTCTCCCTCACTCCGGCCGGCCGCACCTTCCTCGCCTCCGCGGAACGCGCCCTGGCCGCCGTCGAACAGGCGGCCGAGGACGTGCGGTCCGACGCCGATCCCGCCACCGGCAAGGTCGCCTTCGGCTTCCTGCACACCCTCGGCTGGGAGACGGTCCCCGAACTGCTGCGCGCCTTCCGCGCCGACCATCCGCGGGTCCGTTTCGCGCTGGTGCAGAACTACGGTGACGCCATGCTCGAGCGGCTCCGCGCCGGTGAACTCGACCTGTGCCTCACCTCGCCCATGCCGGAGGCGCCGGACCTGGTGGTCCGACGGCTGGACGAGCAGCGGCTGCGGCTGGTCGTACCGGACGACCACCGGCTCGCCGCGCGCAGAAGGGTGCGGCTCGCCGAGGCCGCCGAGGAGTCCTTCGTCACCCTGGAGCCCGGCTACGGGATGCGGCGCATCCTCGACACGCTGTGCGCCGAGGCCGGGTTCACACCGCGGATCGCCTTCGAGGGCGAGGAAGCCGAGACGATCCGCGGGCTGGTCGCCGCCGGGCTCGGCGTCGCGCTGCTGCCGCCGCCGGTCTTCCCGCGGCCCGGCGTGCGCGAACTGACGGTGACCGCGCCGCGTGCCGTCCGCGAGATCGGGCTCGCCTGGCTCGCGGGGCGCCCCGACCCGCCGCCGGTCGCGGCGTTCAAGAAGTTCCTGCTCGGCCGCAGGGGACACCTCCTGCGTGCGCCGTCGCCCCACCCCGCCCCCGACCGGTCCGCCCACCCCGCCTCCGAGGAGCGTCCATGA
- a CDS encoding SigE family RNA polymerase sigma factor, with product MNTLHGTNTSAVLHTRLHLPSVPAQQTRSAEKPGAVSGRGCARGTGRMRPRTVFGPAVEGLRGEAPGGTGENGSKGGSRGSGEYREAAVLGTAGAPTGDAVADGADADAEAAFTAYVRERRASLYATAYHLTGDRYEAEDLLQSALFSTYRAWSRISDKAALGGYLRRTMTNLHISAWRRRKLNEYPTEELPETAGDQDAMRGTELRTVLWQALARLPEMQRTMLVLRYYEGRTDPEIAEILDISVGTVKSSIWRSLRRLRDDEVLSFGRDQGESFGELVA from the coding sequence ATGAACACACTGCACGGCACCAACACGAGCGCAGTACTTCACACGCGTCTGCACCTCCCCTCGGTTCCCGCTCAGCAGACCCGGTCTGCGGAGAAGCCCGGTGCCGTGAGCGGACGGGGGTGCGCTCGCGGCACGGGGCGTATGCGTCCGCGGACCGTCTTCGGTCCCGCGGTCGAGGGGCTCCGGGGGGAGGCCCCTGGGGGGACGGGGGAGAACGGGAGCAAGGGGGGCTCCCGGGGAAGTGGCGAGTACAGGGAGGCGGCCGTCCTGGGGACGGCCGGGGCGCCCACGGGGGACGCCGTCGCGGACGGTGCGGACGCGGACGCCGAAGCGGCGTTCACCGCGTACGTACGCGAGCGCCGGGCCTCCCTGTACGCCACCGCCTACCACCTCACCGGTGACCGGTACGAGGCGGAGGATCTGCTGCAGAGCGCCCTCTTCTCCACCTACCGGGCCTGGTCGCGGATCAGCGACAAGGCGGCACTCGGCGGCTATCTGCGCCGCACCATGACCAACCTGCACATCAGCGCCTGGCGCCGCCGGAAGCTGAACGAATACCCGACCGAGGAGCTGCCGGAGACCGCCGGCGACCAGGACGCCATGCGCGGCACCGAACTGCGCACCGTTCTGTGGCAGGCCCTCGCCCGGCTGCCCGAGATGCAGCGCACCATGCTGGTGCTGCGCTACTACGAGGGGCGCACCGACCCGGAGATCGCCGAGATACTGGACATCAGCGTCGGCACGGTCAAGAGCAGCATCTGGCGCTCGCTCCGCCGCCTCCGCGACGACGAGGTCCTCAGCTTCGGCCGGGACCAGGGGGAGAGCTTCGGCGAGCTGGTCGCCTGA
- the afsQ1 gene encoding two-component system response regulator AfsQ1, whose translation MPFLLLIEDDDAVRTALEMGLTRQGHRVVTAASGEDGLKLLREQRPDLIVLDVMLPGIDGFEVCRRIRRTDQLPIILLTARSDDIDVVVGLESGADDYVVKPVQGRVLDARIRAVMRRGERESNDSATFGSLVIDRSAMTVTKNGEDLQLTPTELRLLLELSRRPGQALSRQQLLRLVWEHDYLGDSRLVDACVQRLRAKVEDVPSSPTLIRTVRGVGYRLDVPQ comes from the coding sequence GTGCCTTTCCTGTTGCTGATCGAGGACGATGACGCTGTCCGTACCGCCCTGGAGATGGGTCTCACCCGCCAGGGGCACCGCGTGGTGACTGCCGCGTCCGGCGAGGACGGCCTGAAACTGCTGCGCGAGCAGCGCCCCGACCTGATCGTGCTGGACGTGATGCTTCCGGGCATCGACGGCTTCGAGGTGTGCCGCCGCATCCGCCGTACCGACCAGTTGCCGATCATCCTGCTGACCGCCCGCAGCGACGACATCGACGTCGTGGTGGGCCTGGAGTCGGGCGCGGACGACTACGTCGTCAAGCCCGTGCAGGGCCGGGTGCTGGACGCGCGCATCCGCGCCGTGATGCGGCGCGGCGAACGGGAGTCCAACGACTCGGCGACGTTCGGCTCGCTGGTGATCGACCGCTCGGCGATGACGGTCACCAAGAACGGCGAGGACCTGCAGCTGACGCCGACCGAGCTGCGGCTGCTGCTGGAGCTGAGCCGGCGGCCCGGCCAGGCCCTCTCCCGGCAGCAGTTGCTCCGGCTGGTGTGGGAACACGACTACCTGGGCGACTCGCGGCTGGTCGACGCCTGCGTGCAGCGGCTGCGGGCCAAGGTCGAGGACGTGCCCTCCTCGCCCACCCTGATCCGCACGGTGCGGGGTGTCGGCTACCGGCTGGACGTTCCCCAGTGA
- a CDS encoding adenosine deaminase, which yields MVSESSSTVPTQEQIHRAPKVLLHDHLDGGLRPATIVELARETGYDALPATDAAELEVWFRESADSGSLERYLETFTHTVGVMQTRDALFRVAAECAEDLAADGVVYAEIRYAPEQHLLGGLTLEQVVEAVDEGFREGERRARAAGNRIRVGALLTAMRHAARALEIAELANRYRDLGVVGFDIAGAEAGHPPTRHLDAFEYLKRENNHFTIHAGEAFGLPSIWQALQWCGADRLGHGVRIIDDIQVGENDAVKLGRLASYVRDKRIPLELCPTSNLQTGAAPSYAEHPIGLLRRLHFRATVNTDNRLMSGTSMTREFEHLVSTFDYTLDDMQWFTVNAMKSAFIPFDERLAMINDVVKPGYAALKSEWLFQDSPR from the coding sequence ATGGTAAGCGAATCTTCGAGCACCGTCCCCACCCAGGAGCAGATCCACCGGGCACCCAAGGTCCTGCTCCACGATCACCTCGACGGCGGGCTGCGCCCCGCGACGATCGTCGAGCTGGCCCGCGAGACCGGCTACGACGCGCTCCCGGCGACCGACGCGGCGGAACTGGAGGTCTGGTTCCGCGAGTCCGCCGACTCCGGCTCGCTGGAGCGCTATCTGGAGACGTTCACCCACACGGTGGGCGTCATGCAGACCCGCGACGCGCTCTTCCGGGTCGCCGCCGAGTGCGCCGAGGACCTGGCCGCCGACGGCGTGGTCTACGCCGAGATCCGGTACGCACCCGAACAGCACCTGCTCGGCGGGCTGACCCTCGAACAGGTCGTCGAGGCCGTCGACGAGGGGTTCCGCGAGGGAGAGCGCCGCGCCCGCGCCGCGGGCAACCGGATCCGCGTCGGCGCGCTGCTGACGGCCATGCGGCACGCGGCCCGCGCCCTGGAGATCGCCGAGCTGGCCAACCGCTACCGCGACCTGGGCGTCGTCGGGTTCGACATCGCCGGGGCCGAGGCCGGCCACCCGCCCACCCGCCACCTCGACGCGTTCGAGTACCTCAAGCGCGAGAACAACCACTTCACCATCCACGCGGGCGAGGCCTTCGGGCTTCCCTCGATCTGGCAGGCCCTCCAGTGGTGCGGTGCCGACCGGCTCGGCCACGGGGTGCGCATCATCGACGACATCCAGGTCGGTGAGAACGACGCCGTCAAGCTCGGCCGGCTGGCGTCCTATGTGCGCGACAAGCGCATCCCGCTGGAGCTGTGCCCCACCTCCAACCTGCAGACCGGAGCCGCCCCCTCCTACGCGGAGCACCCCATCGGACTGCTCCGGCGGCTGCACTTCCGGGCGACGGTGAACACGGACAACCGGCTCATGAGCGGGACGAGCATGACCCGCGAATTCGAGCACCTCGTCTCGACGTTCGACTACACGCTGGACGACATGCAGTGGTTCACGGTCAATGCGATGAAGTCGGCGTTCATTCCTTTCGATGAACGTCTCGCCATGATCAACGATGTGGTCAAGCCGGGCTATGCCGCGCTGAAGTCCGAGTGGCTCTTCCAGGACTCACCCCGCTGA
- a CDS encoding VanZ family protein, translated as MQRLGHGGPTSAASRIRLAGLLLLAAHLCLVGWLTLRPLAVPWVTPANLHPLATIRTDLSEGPRAALTGIGGDLLLLAPLGVLLPLATGRLHRGLPGTVTRTVFAGAMLSVVLTLAQSGVPGHVADVDAMLLNATGVALTVGFAFPPLRRRLRHRDGGPGRADRLRTGRRGTELPRTELLGDAGVADGPTVSSRANGAGTAEVRGTDGRVADRRSRRAHSASVAPRAGLRLREGRTQGPTPRTTRVGTAP; from the coding sequence GTGCAGCGCCTAGGCCACGGCGGCCCGACCTCCGCCGCCTCCCGAATCCGCCTCGCGGGACTCCTCCTGCTGGCGGCGCATCTGTGTCTCGTCGGCTGGCTGACGCTGCGCCCGCTGGCGGTGCCCTGGGTGACGCCGGCCAATCTGCATCCGCTGGCGACCATCCGTACCGATCTGTCCGAGGGCCCCCGCGCCGCGCTGACGGGGATCGGTGGCGATCTGCTGCTGCTGGCCCCACTGGGTGTCCTGCTGCCGCTCGCCACCGGGCGGCTGCACCGGGGGCTGCCGGGCACCGTGACCAGGACCGTCTTCGCGGGCGCGATGCTCTCGGTCGTCCTCACCCTGGCGCAGTCGGGGGTGCCGGGGCACGTGGCCGATGTCGACGCGATGCTCCTGAACGCCACGGGGGTGGCGCTGACCGTCGGGTTCGCCTTCCCGCCGCTGCGGCGCAGGCTGCGGCACCGGGACGGCGGCCCCGGCAGAGCCGACCGGCTCCGGACCGGACGACGGGGAACCGAACTGCCGAGAACCGAACTGCTCGGGGATGCCGGCGTCGCGGACGGCCCGACCGTTAGCAGCCGGGCCAACGGCGCCGGAACCGCGGAGGTACGGGGGACGGACGGGCGGGTGGCCGACCGGCGGTCCAGGCGAGCGCACTCCGCGAGCGTGGCACCGCGGGCCGGGCTCCGGCTGCGGGAGGGGAGGACTCAGGGTCCGACCCCGAGGACGACCAGGGTCGGAACAGCCCCCTGA
- a CDS encoding class I SAM-dependent methyltransferase yields MTPHPHDPRHAAPHTGHTGNTGTEPDWEALAVHLEREAELKVPFLEEAAAWLHDLLGPLDVTRVLDLGSGPGVTTVALAHAFPGAETVAVDSSPALLERARARSERESLAARITFRAAELPAGLPDLGTAELIWTSNVVHHFGDQRAALETFAGALRPGGVLAVREGGLPTRFLPRDIGIGRAGLQARLDAAEEDRFSAMRAELPDHTRVVEDWPALLVAAGLTPTGSRTFLTDLSAPLDPVARAHVRARVERLRESLADDLSAEDLATLDTLLDDVSPEGLLRRPDAFFLTATTVHTAVRT; encoded by the coding sequence ATGACCCCGCACCCGCACGACCCCCGGCACGCCGCCCCGCACACCGGACACACCGGGAACACCGGGACCGAGCCCGACTGGGAGGCGCTGGCCGTGCACCTCGAACGGGAGGCCGAGCTGAAGGTGCCGTTCCTCGAGGAGGCCGCCGCCTGGCTGCACGACCTGCTCGGCCCCCTCGACGTCACCCGCGTCCTCGACCTGGGCAGCGGCCCCGGAGTCACCACCGTCGCACTCGCGCACGCCTTCCCCGGTGCCGAGACCGTGGCGGTCGACAGCTCCCCCGCGCTGCTGGAGCGTGCCCGGGCCCGCTCCGAACGGGAGAGCCTGGCAGCCCGCATCACCTTCCGCGCGGCCGAACTCCCGGCCGGGCTGCCGGACCTGGGAACCGCCGAACTCATCTGGACCAGCAACGTCGTCCACCACTTCGGGGACCAGCGCGCCGCGCTGGAGACCTTCGCCGGGGCGCTGCGTCCCGGCGGGGTGCTGGCGGTCCGCGAGGGCGGCCTGCCGACCCGGTTCCTGCCCCGCGACATCGGTATCGGACGCGCCGGCCTGCAGGCACGCCTGGACGCCGCCGAGGAGGACCGGTTCAGCGCGATGCGCGCCGAACTGCCCGACCACACCCGCGTCGTGGAGGACTGGCCCGCGCTGCTGGTCGCCGCCGGACTCACCCCCACCGGCAGCCGCACCTTCCTCACCGACCTCTCGGCCCCGCTGGACCCCGTCGCCCGCGCCCATGTGCGCGCCCGCGTCGAACGCCTCCGCGAGAGCCTGGCGGACGACCTGTCCGCCGAGGATCTGGCCACCCTCGACACCCTGCTCGACGACGTCTCGCCGGAGGGCCTGCTGCGCCGCCCCGACGCCTTCTTCCTCACGGCGACCACCGTGCACACGGCGGTACGCACCTGA
- a CDS encoding alpha/beta hydrolase, with translation MAQRASPERDSRLGRPRGAAGRAPHAAVLVLPGGGSSGGARGGSVLAAASALPLARRLGRATSDDDPVVTHLVHYRNGRRPRPGADAARRTADCAADAEEAVAEVVRRYGDIPVCLVGTDVGALAALRAAGHEAVASAVALGPLLRTDPDHPRSGSGAGDRPAEGNASGAGDRSGGGDGEEPVQQLRGRDVLIVHGTNDTRCDPELSFRLAERAKKVNTRVCRFEVHTDGHGLRGYAAEVAALTEDFALGTLCGRDLCRPLTDALAAPPPLGLRMPLASGFGKNLR, from the coding sequence ATGGCTCAGCGAGCTTCGCCCGAGAGGGACTCACGTCTGGGAAGGCCCCGCGGGGCCGCGGGAAGGGCCCCGCACGCCGCCGTCCTCGTCCTGCCGGGCGGCGGATCGTCCGGGGGCGCCCGCGGCGGAAGCGTGCTGGCGGCGGCCTCCGCGCTGCCGCTGGCGCGCCGGCTGGGGCGCGCGACCTCGGACGACGACCCCGTGGTCACCCACCTGGTGCACTACCGCAACGGACGGCGGCCCCGCCCCGGAGCGGACGCCGCCCGCCGGACGGCGGACTGCGCGGCCGACGCGGAGGAGGCGGTCGCGGAGGTGGTGCGGCGATACGGCGACATCCCGGTGTGCCTCGTGGGCACCGATGTCGGCGCCCTGGCCGCACTGCGCGCCGCGGGGCACGAGGCGGTCGCCTCCGCCGTCGCCCTCGGGCCGCTGCTGCGGACGGACCCGGACCACCCGCGGAGCGGGAGCGGGGCCGGGGACCGGCCCGCCGAGGGGAACGCGAGCGGGGCCGGCGACCGGAGCGGGGGCGGGGACGGCGAGGAACCCGTGCAGCAGTTGCGCGGACGGGACGTACTGATCGTGCACGGGACGAACGACACCCGCTGCGACCCCGAACTGTCCTTCCGGCTCGCGGAGCGTGCGAAGAAGGTCAACACCCGGGTGTGCCGCTTCGAGGTGCACACCGACGGGCACGGCCTGCGCGGATACGCCGCCGAGGTCGCGGCGTTGACCGAGGATTTCGCCCTCGGCACGCTCTGCGGCCGCGATCTGTGCCGCCCGCTGACCGATGCCCTGGCCGCGCCGCCGCCGCTGGGGCTGCGGATGCCCCTGGCGAGCGGTTTCGGCAAGAACCTGCGCTAG